In Kineosporia sp. NBRC 101731, the DNA window AGATCCGGCACCACGACGCCGGTCTGCGGATCCACCCGCCCCAGGACGAGCACGTCCGGGCCGGTGTGAGCGCCCTGCGCGACAGCCTCAGCGCACTGTGCACCCACCTGCGGCTGGACTCCGTCTGGCTACACGTCGAAGGCCGGTCGAACGCAGACGGCAGGACCGAGCTGGTGGAGATCAACCCCCGGTTCGGCGGAGGCATGTACTACACGGCGATCCGGGAGGCGACCGGCATCGATGCGATGGAGGCGGTCCTGGCCATGTTGCTGGGTGAGTTCACGCTGGGGCCGGCCCGGCCTCGGCACCAGGGGGCGATGCTCGGCTGGGTCGACGTGGAGGCCGACGAGATCGGCCGGGTCGAGATCAGCACGACGGCCGACGACCTGCGGTCATTCCCCTTCGTGATCGACGCGGACGTCGTCGACGGGTACCAGGCCACCGACATGGAGAAGGAGAACTACTTCCTGCGGTTCGCCATGACCGCCGATTCGGTGGACGAGTTGCGGGCCCGGGCGGCCGACGTGCTGGCCTCGGTCGACTACCGCATCGTCGCCCCGGGGACGGAGGACCGACGATGAGCGCCGGGACGATGAGCCCGCCGATCGCGGCGACCTGGGAGATCCGCCGCACCCGGCTTCCCCTGGTCCGGCGGCGCTGCCCGGACTGCCGGAGCCGGACGGCGCAGGCCTCGGGCAAGTTCCGGGTCAACGCCAGCGCCAAGTTGCTGGACGTGTGGCTGCTGCTGCACTGCACCGGTTGCGAACGCACCTCGAAGGTGACCGTCATCGAACGGTCCGCCACGATCGCCCACCACCTGCTCGTCCGGTTCGAGAACAACGATCCCGACCTGATCGCGCAGGTGCTGCTCGACCCGGCGACCGCCCACCGGAACCACTTCGCCCTCGACTGGGGCAACTCGTGGGAGGTCGTCACCGATCCGGATGCCTCCTGGCAGCATCCCGGCACCTTCCGCGTCACGTTCGCCGACCCGATCCCGCTGCGTCCCGCCCGGCTGATCGCCGCGGGCCTGCGCATATCCCGGAACAAGGCTGAGGAACTGCTGGACACCCGGGTGATCGAGCTGTCCGGCGAGCTCGGTACCAAGATCCGCAGCACTTTCGAGTTCACCACGGCCTCGGTGCTGAGCGACTGATCCCCTCCCCCGGCCTGCTGTGAAGAGATTCTGCAGACTTGAACTCTTGAGTACACTCTGCGGTAGCACTGACTTCAGGGGGACGAACGTCGGCGCGGGACGAGACAGATCGCGTGGTCGGTCTGCCTTGTCTCGGCAGTAGGCAGGGGGAATGAGTGGGGCCCGCGACATCGCCGAACAGCGCTAACAACCTAGATCCTCGTCCCGGATTCTTCATCCTGGGATCTTTGGAAGTCCACCTCGGCAACGTTCTGGAGTCCTTCAAGGGCGCACTGCAGCAGCGTGTTCTGGTGATGCTTCTCCTGGAGACCGGCCGGGTCGTGCCGGTCTCCCGGCTGGTGACGGCTGTCTGGAACGAGGAACCACCGGACAGCGCCGAGCACCAGGTGCGCAAGGCGGTGGCCAAGCTGCGCAGTCGGCTCCCGCACGGTCGCGACATCATCGTCACCGACGGCCCAGGGTACCGCGCCGTCGTCGACGCCGAGCAGCTCGACCTGCTGCGCTACCAGAAACTGCTGCGGCAGGCCCGGGAGTCGCTGAACGGCGGGGAGTCGCAGCAAGCCGTCGCGCAGTTGCGCGAGGCCCTGGCGCTGTGGCGAGGACCGGTGCTGGCCGGCTCCGGTGGTCATGTGGTCGATGCCGCCTCGACCGTTCTGGAGGAGCAGCGGCTCAGCGCCGCCGAGCAGTTGTACGAGTTACGCATCGCCTCGGGCGAGGCGACCGAGGTCACCGGCGAACTCCGCGCCCTGGTCGATGAGAATCCGCTGCGGGAGACCCTGCGCCACCAGCTGATGCTCGCGCTCTACCAGTCCGGGCAGCAGGCCGCCGCACTCGACGAGTTCGCCCGGGCCCGTGGCCATCTCGCGGACGAGCTGGGTATCGACCCGGGATCCGGGCTGATCGACCTGCACGATCGGATGCTGCGCCAGGATCCGTCCCTGAGCCGGCCGGAACGCTCCGAGCCCCGCACCCGCCGCCCGCCACGCACGCCTGCGGTGCCCGACCAGACCGACGAGGCGCCGTACACGTTGCCGTTCGACGTGCCCGATTTCTCAGGCCGTACCGCCGAACTGCAGTGGATCCACCAGGCGGCCGACCGCGGCCCGAAGACCAGGCCCACGGTCCTGGCGCTCGACGGTATGGGCGGCGGCGGTAAGACCGCCCTGGCGGTCCACGCCGCCCACCACCTGGCCCAGGACTACCCGGACGGCAGTCTCTTCATCGACCTGCACGGCTTCACCGCAGGTCAGAAGCCCCTCAGCGCATTCCAGGCGCAAGGCGACCTGCTCGCTGCGGCGGGTATCGCCAGCGACGAGATCCTCATCCTGCCGGCCGGCCGGGCCGCCCGCTGGCAGTCCTACATGCGAGGACGGCGCATGCTGCTCGTCCTCGACAACGCCTCGGCCTCCGAGCAGGTGCGGGCCCTGATCCCGGCCTCGTCGGACACGCTGGTCCTGGTCACCAGCCGTTCCCGGCTGACCGGACTGGACGGGGTCGAGTGGCATTCCGTGGGTGCTCTCGCGGAGCCGGACAGCCATCAGCTCCTGCGCAGCACCCTTGATCCCGATCGCATCGCGAGGGAACCGGACGCCGCCGCCGAACTGCTGCGCCTGTGTGGCGGGCTGCCCCTGGCGGTCCGGATCGCAGCGGCCCGGCTGGCCAACCGTCCGCACTGGACCATCCAGAAACTGGTCGAACGGTTGCGGCACCACGACCGGCGCCTGGACGAGCTCACCAGTGAGGGCCGAGGAGTCGCGGGCGCGCTGCTGCTGTCGTACCAGGCCATGCCGCCCGAGCAGCAGAAAGTCTTCCGCACCCTGGGATTCCACCCCGGACGGCACCTCGACATCGACGAGGCCGCCGCGCTGCTGGACGTGGACAGTCTCACGGCTGAGAACGACCTGGACGAACTGGTCGACGTGCGTCTGCTGGAGGCCACCGACTCCGGGCTCTACCGGATGCACGACCTGGTCCGCAGCTTCGTGCAGCGGGTCTCCCAGGACGAGAAGGCGGACGACGACGGGCTGGCGGTGGAACGCCTGCTGGACCACTACCTGATCGCGGCCGAACGCAGCTGCGACACCCTGTTTCCCGGACGGCGCACCTTCGGACGGCGCGAGGGAAGCGGCCGGGGCACCGACGATCTCGACCACAAGGACACCGCACTGCAGTGGCTGGACCAGCACCGCGACAGCCTGCTCGCCGCGGTGGACACCGCCTACGACCGGGGACTGCTGTGGCACGCCGCCCGGCTGCCGCGTGAGGTCGGTTTCCACTCCAGCATCCGCGGCTACGACGTGCTCGCGAACGCGGCCCTGGAGAAGGGGGTCAGCGCGTCGCGGCAGCTCGGGGACAAGTCCCTGACCCGGCTGAACCTGATGAATCTGGCCATGGGCCGGTGGCGGCTGGGTGAGCTGCGCGACGCGGTCGTGCGGCTGGAGGAGGCCGTCGACCTGGCCCTGGAGATGCAGGACCGGCACAGCGAGGCCGAGTGCCGGGCCCGGCTGGGACAGGCGTGCAACAGCATGGGCGAGCTGGAACGCGGGCTGGACCTGTGCCAGGAGGCCAACGCGCGGGCCCAGGAGCTCGGGTTCCCCCGGCTCGAGGGCTCGTCGCTGAGCACGCTGAGCCTGATCCAGGTGCGGTTGGCCCGCTACGAGGAGGCCGAGGAGTCCGCCGGGCGGGCGGTGGCCATCTTCGACACGCTCGAGGAGATCCAGCTCTCCGTCGACGCGTTGAGCAATCTCTCCCAGGCGGTCGAAGGGCTGGGCCGCTTCGAGGAGGCGCTGGTCTGGGCCGACGCGGCGCTGGAGCGGTGCCGGCGGATGAGCATGCCCTCCGTGCTGCCGCTCGTCCTCGCCCGCCGGGCCGACGCGCTGACCCGTCTGGGGAAGCTCGACGAGGCCGCGGACACAGCCGGCCAGGCCCTCGACAAGGCCGCCAAGAGCACCGGCGACATCCATCGGGCCGTCGTGCATCTCGCGGCCGGACGGGTGATGTATGCCCAGGGCGACCTCGACACGGCGCGGGCGCAGCAGCTCCTGGCGCACGAGATCGCCTGCCGGATGGAGTTGCGGTACGACGAGGCCTGCGCGCTGTGGGGTCTGGCCCGTACGGAACAGGCGCAGGGGGATCTGGAGACGGCCGAGCAGCACCGCCTCCGGGCCGATGAGCTCTTCGACCTCATGAAGGTGTCTCAGAACGGTAGATAAGTCCTGGTCGGAGGCTTTCCCCCGAAGAGGGATCCGGCCGGTGTCCAGAGGGGAACGCGCCGGGAAGGCTGATCGGAAGTATCAGCGGTGTCGAAGAAGACTCCTCCGGAAAAAGGAACATCATGCGCCTCCTCGCGACCGCCGCTCCCGTCGTTGCCCTCGCTGCCCTGCTGGGCGGATACGCGACGACCCCCAGCACACCGATCACCTCTGCGGCCTCCGCGGGAACGCTCGACAACAACGGCAACGGAATTCTCGACAACAACGGCAACGGCTGATCCAGGCACGTCGCCCGCCGGTCCGGAACGCGTCCTTGCTGAGAGACGCCGCAATTCGAGGGGAACAGCATGACTATTCGAGTGCTCATCTGTGATCTGGTACCCGTTATCGCGGACGGTCTCAAGACCCTCCTGGAGGCGGTGCCGGACATCGATGTGGTGGGAACGACGCCCAACGGCATGGAAGCCATCATTCTGGTGCGCACCCTGCAACCCGATGTCGTGGTCACCGATCTGCAGCTCGAGGCCATTCCCGGCCTCGAGGTGATCCGTCGGCTGGGTAGCGAGGAAAACCCGCCGCAGGTCGTCGTCTTCACCGCTTCCGACGCCGACCAGGTGGTGAGCGACGTGCTGCACGCCGGTGCGAGCTGCCTGCTCGGCAAGGACGCGAGTGCGCAGGAGCTGGTCACCGCGATCCACGCGGCGGCCGCCGGGCAGACCATGCTCGCCCCGAGCATCGCGCGCCGCCTGGTCACCTGGTTCCGCGAGCAGCCCCTCCCCCAGGAGGTCGTCAAGTTCACCGAGATGACCGAACTGACACCCCGGGAAAGGGAAGTGACCAAGATGGTGGCACAGGGGATGTCCACCGACGAGGTCGCCCGCGAGCTGATCATCGGTGAGGCCACCGTCCGGACCCACCTTTACCGGGTGCGCACCAAGCTCGGTGTCCGGGACCGGGCCGAGCTGGTCTCCCTGGCCTACCGGACCGGGCTCATCCACTCGGCCGGCCGGGCCCACGGGAACGAGCGGGAGTTCGCAGCGAGCAGACCCAGAGCGAGCTGACCTCGCCTCCGCGCCCTCCGTGCGGTTCCCCGTAGGACGAGGAGGCGGCCGGTACGGGAACACCGTTCCGGCCGCCGCCGACGAACCGTCCTCAGGACCGGGCCTGCTCCAGGGCCCGCAGCTCCACCCGACGGTACAGATCGGCACCGGCCGTACGCCACAGCGCGGCGGGATCGCCGTACCGGGCCGACTCGGCCACGGCCAGCCGGAAGTACCGGTGCAGATCCAGCTCTGCCGTCATCGCGCGCACCCCGCAGCTCTGCATGCTGACCCGCACCACGTCGCGCGCGGCCTCGGCGGCCATCGCCAGCGCCGTGATCGGTGCGGTACCCACGGCCTCCGGCGCGGAGTCGACCAGCCACGCACCTCGGTACACGGCCGCCCGGGTCGCGCGTAGCGTCACCATCGCTCGTGCCAGCGGGAACGAGACGGCGGTCAGATCACGCAGGCGGCTTCCCGACTGACGCCGGAAACCGGTGTACTCCACCGCAGTCCGATGCGCACCGTCGGCGATCCCGAGGAGGTAGCCGGCCTGCCGCAGGCGCGCCCGGGTGAGCGGGCCGGCCGGGGAGTCGTCCAGGCGCGCGACCACGTCCGCCGCGGTGAACGGGGCCGCCGCGAACCGGGCGACCGGAGGCCAGCAGGAATTCTCCACCACGATGCCAGGGGTCCTCCGTGGGAGAGCGACCAGCACCCCCTGGCCCCCCGTGCGCGTGGCCACCAGAAACGTTCCCGCGTCCACGTCGTCCACCGTGACCGCACCGTTCAGTTCCCAGCCCCCGGCCCGCGCCGTCGCAGTGACCCCGCTCCCGGCCGGCAGCGCCTCCAGACCGGCTGACGCGTGCCCGGCCGAGTCGGCCGAGTCGGCCGGGACACCGGCGTCGGCCGCCAAGGCCATGGCCCGGTAGG includes these proteins:
- a CDS encoding DUF1062 domain-containing protein, which gives rise to MSAGTMSPPIAATWEIRRTRLPLVRRRCPDCRSRTAQASGKFRVNASAKLLDVWLLLHCTGCERTSKVTVIERSATIAHHLLVRFENNDPDLIAQVLLDPATAHRNHFALDWGNSWEVVTDPDASWQHPGTFRVTFADPIPLRPARLIAAGLRISRNKAEELLDTRVIELSGELGTKIRSTFEFTTASVLSD
- a CDS encoding BTAD domain-containing putative transcriptional regulator, with translation MEVHLGNVLESFKGALQQRVLVMLLLETGRVVPVSRLVTAVWNEEPPDSAEHQVRKAVAKLRSRLPHGRDIIVTDGPGYRAVVDAEQLDLLRYQKLLRQARESLNGGESQQAVAQLREALALWRGPVLAGSGGHVVDAASTVLEEQRLSAAEQLYELRIASGEATEVTGELRALVDENPLRETLRHQLMLALYQSGQQAAALDEFARARGHLADELGIDPGSGLIDLHDRMLRQDPSLSRPERSEPRTRRPPRTPAVPDQTDEAPYTLPFDVPDFSGRTAELQWIHQAADRGPKTRPTVLALDGMGGGGKTALAVHAAHHLAQDYPDGSLFIDLHGFTAGQKPLSAFQAQGDLLAAAGIASDEILILPAGRAARWQSYMRGRRMLLVLDNASASEQVRALIPASSDTLVLVTSRSRLTGLDGVEWHSVGALAEPDSHQLLRSTLDPDRIAREPDAAAELLRLCGGLPLAVRIAAARLANRPHWTIQKLVERLRHHDRRLDELTSEGRGVAGALLLSYQAMPPEQQKVFRTLGFHPGRHLDIDEAAALLDVDSLTAENDLDELVDVRLLEATDSGLYRMHDLVRSFVQRVSQDEKADDDGLAVERLLDHYLIAAERSCDTLFPGRRTFGRREGSGRGTDDLDHKDTALQWLDQHRDSLLAAVDTAYDRGLLWHAARLPREVGFHSSIRGYDVLANAALEKGVSASRQLGDKSLTRLNLMNLAMGRWRLGELRDAVVRLEEAVDLALEMQDRHSEAECRARLGQACNSMGELERGLDLCQEANARAQELGFPRLEGSSLSTLSLIQVRLARYEEAEESAGRAVAIFDTLEEIQLSVDALSNLSQAVEGLGRFEEALVWADAALERCRRMSMPSVLPLVLARRADALTRLGKLDEAADTAGQALDKAAKSTGDIHRAVVHLAAGRVMYAQGDLDTARAQQLLAHEIACRMELRYDEACALWGLARTEQAQGDLETAEQHRLRADELFDLMKVSQNGR
- a CDS encoding response regulator transcription factor, whose protein sequence is MTIRVLICDLVPVIADGLKTLLEAVPDIDVVGTTPNGMEAIILVRTLQPDVVVTDLQLEAIPGLEVIRRLGSEENPPQVVVFTASDADQVVSDVLHAGASCLLGKDASAQELVTAIHAAAAGQTMLAPSIARRLVTWFREQPLPQEVVKFTEMTELTPREREVTKMVAQGMSTDEVARELIIGEATVRTHLYRVRTKLGVRDRAELVSLAYRTGLIHSAGRAHGNEREFAASRPRAS
- a CDS encoding acyl-CoA dehydrogenase family protein; the encoded protein is MIPTPDPLFVQLGKSLRAGLAGLPAVGGLHGAPVDDGAHSAAGTVIEGLDAAALERPVTSGGLDLGLTAGVLVSEELGRAARGNPYRAMALAADAGVPADSADSAGHASAGLEALPAGSGVTATARAGGWELNGAVTVDDVDAGTFLVATRTGGQGVLVALPRRTPGIVVENSCWPPVARFAAAPFTAADVVARLDDSPAGPLTRARLRQAGYLLGIADGAHRTAVEYTGFRRQSGSRLRDLTAVSFPLARAMVTLRATRAAVYRGAWLVDSAPEAVGTAPITALAMAAEAARDVVRVSMQSCGVRAMTAELDLHRYFRLAVAESARYGDPAALWRTAGADLYRRVELRALEQARS